The Alteromonas macleodii ATCC 27126 genome segment AGGTATGGGCGCAAGGCTAACCTGTATTGCGCTTAATTACCGTTTAAAAGAAGGTGAAAGCGAACAAGCTATTTTGTCCGAAGTTGACGCTTTATGGCTTCACGGTCAATCGCAACCGGATGAATGCGATCCGCTTTTTGCTAAGTGGAAAAAAGCGGGCATGATGACACCCGAAATGGTGATCAAGCGCATAGAGATTGCCGCGAAAGAAGATAACCGAAGCATTATCTCTTATCTTAAGCGCCAACTTCCCGGTGATAAGCAATACCTGGCTGACGCGTGGCTATCGGTAACCCGAGACACCAGCCGAGTAAATAGAACGGCGCTCTTTCCACTAAAAAATGCATCGCATGAAGCTGAGGTAATCGTATGGGCGGTCGAGAAACTTGCTTGGCGAAACCCTGACTTAGCCGGCACGGTATTTAACCGCTACAACGACAAAAACGTGTTCTCGCCAGCGCAGCAGCACGTTATGCGAAGAGCAATAGCGCTTAGCTACACGCTAGACCGCCTTCCTCAAGCGCATCATTGGCTTGAACTTGCTGATGTGCAGGGTGCCAGTGAAGATGTAAAGCTTTGGCATATTTCCCATTTGCTTCGCACGAAAAAGTGGCAGGAAGTGGTTAATGTTATTGATAGCGCTCCTGCCAGTTTGCAGCAAGAAGAAAACTATCGCTATTGGAAAGCCCGAGCTTTAGAAGCGCTTGGTCAAACTATGCAGGCTACCGTGCTTTATAAAGAGCTTTCTCAAGAACGCCATTATTATGGCTTTATGGCAAGTGCGCACATAGGCGAAATTCCGTCGCTTGCACACACGCCAGCACCAAGAGACACGGCAGCTATTGCCAGTGTGGCGAAAACCCCTGCCACCATGCGCTCTGTTGAATTTTTCAGGTTAGACAGAACCACAGAAGCGCGCCGTGAGTGGTTTTATTTACTGTCACATTTACCCGAATCGAAAGTGACCGATGCGGGCATTTTGGCGTATGAGTGGGGCTTGTACGATCAAGCTATTACCAGTTTTGCGCGAAGTGGCTATTGGGATGATGTCGAGCGCCGATTCCCACTGGCCTTTAACGATGTATTCAGCGAAAAGTCGCAGGCATACAGCATTTCAAAGTCGCTGGCTATGGCTATTGCACGCCGCGAAAGTTCGTTTAGAAGCGATGCTATCTCTTCGGTGGGAGCGGCTGGACTCATGCAGCTTATGCCGGGAACAGCGCGTTATGTAGCAAAAGAGAAAGTGAGTCGTAACACACTGTTTCAGGTAGACGATAACGTTGAATACGGCGTGCAGTACCTGCGTTATTTAATGGACAAGTTAAACAATAACCCTGTGCTGGTGTCCGCATCTTATAACGCTGGTTGGCGCAAAGTGTTGGAATGGTTACCTGCTAATGAAGCGCTGCCCGTGGATATTTGGATTGAGAATATTCCCTACAAAGAAACCCGTGCTTACGTGAAGGCGGTGATGGCGTATCAGCATATTTACGACCAGCAGCTAGGTGGAAACGAGAATATCTTCCCTCAACTTACCCGCGATATGATCCCATCGGCAGATGCAGTAAGTACACATCCGGTAACAGGTACACTGCAACTAGCACCGCGATAGCTGTCAAAGGTTAGGCGTATACGGGTACGCCTTTCATTACGTTATTATTTTACCAGTATGGGAAACTTAACGTATACAACAGCACAGCGGTCTGAGCCAGTATGCATGTCATGCTGGCCTCGTGATACACTAGTAGCTAACTAACGACTAAAAAGATAAGAGGGGCTATGTCGCAACATAAAGCAACCTACCAACAGCATATCGAAGAGCTTCAAGCTAGAACTCGCGAAGCACTACAGCGAGAAGGGCTAGACGGACTAGTTATTCACTCAGGGCAGGGCAAACGTCTTTTCTTGGACGATAATCACTACCCATTTAAGGTAAACCCGCAGTTCAAAGCATGGGTGCCTGTTATTGATAACCCTAACTGTTGGCTGGTGGTAAACGGTGTAGACAAGCCTACGCTTATTTTCTATCGCCCTGAAGATTTCTGGCACAAAGTGCCACCAGAGCCAAATGACTTTTGGACTGACAGCTTCGACATTAAACTACTTCAACAGGCCGATGCGGTAGAGAAATTTCTGCCTTACGATAAAAGCCGTTTTGCCTATGTAGGCGAATATATTGAAGTGGCAAAAGCGTTGGGTTTTGACAATGTAAATCCAGACCGCGTGTTGCACTATTTGCACTATCAACGTGCTTATAAAACCGACTATGAACTTGACTGCATGCGTGAAGCTAACAAGCTGGCGGTGGCAGGCCATAAGGCCGCTGAGCAAGCCTTCCGTGAAGGCAAAAGCGAATTTGATATCAATCTTGCCTATGCCGCAGCAAGCCGACAAGGTGACAACGACGTACCATATACCAGTATTGTGGCACTTAACGAGCATGCTTCAATTCTGCATTACATGCAGTGTGATACCGTAGCGCCAAAAGAATCACGTTCGTTTCTGATTGATGCGGGTGCAAATTATCATGGCTATGCGGCAGATATTACACGTACTTACGCTCAAGAAGGTGTTCATAATTCAGCGATGTTCCGCGACCTCATTCAAGCGGTAGATAAGGTAACGCTGACCTTAGTCGATTCGTTAAAGCCGGGTGTAGCCTACACAGACATTCACTTGTTAGCCCACGATGGTATTGCGCAAATTCTTCACGATACCGGCATGGTGAATTTAACGCCACCTGAGATTGTGGAAATGGGGATTACACGCACGTTCTTCCCACATGGCATTGGCCATTTCTTGGGGCTGCAGGTACACGATGTGGGCGGATTGGTTAATGATGACAGAGGCACGCCTAAGCCTGCTCCTGATGATCACCCGTTCTTGCGCTGCACGCGTATGGTAGAAGCGCGTCAAGTGTTCACTATTGAGCCGGGCCTGTACTTCATCGATAGTCTACTGCGCGACCTTAAAGCGACGCCTGCGTCTAAGTACATTAACTGGGATACCATTGATGCATACAAACCGTTTGGCGGCATTCGCATTGAAGACAACATTATTGTGCATCGCGATAAGAACGAGAACATGACACGAGATTTGGACTTAAATTAATCGATTTTTTGTGTATAGCCAACACAACCCATCGTTATAAATGCAAAGAGCAGCCTTAAGCTGCTCTTTTTCATTACGCGCTTTTAAAATGTTCGTACTCCTTGTTGTGTCACCTTGATGTAGAACCACTATACCTGCGGTAACACGTCGCGATTACGAACATTTTAACTCTCGCTGAGTAGGTAATTATCTATGCGGACTGGTATTATTTGTAAACCAATGGTGCTGTGTGTAGTAATCAATAGGAAGATGTACAAGCAATGATTAGAAAGGAGTCGTTATGCCACAAGGCGATATTGTAGGTTTATTAATAATGGCAACAGTAGCAGGCTTAGCGATGCCTGCTGGCGCTATTTTAGCGACTTACCAAGGCATTCAGCCTAAGTGGCTAGAAAAAGAATTACGCCATGGTATTTTAGCGTTAGGAGCAGGAGCGCTAATTTCGGCGGTGGGTCTTGTACTTGTACCTGAA includes the following:
- a CDS encoding transglycosylase SLT domain-containing protein — protein: MSGFYFSSWLGQRSLTKNNKLFATVVGAFVCSLSSFFSIGAWATQPLTLPEDIFEKDRARYLEVEKKLLTYSKLSVQRLDNDIYELAHYPLYPYLLRLKLERTMSIRTKREVKQFLEDFNGQPVSYGVRYKWLNYLAKHDYRSTFLDNYRPGMGARLTCIALNYRLKEGESEQAILSEVDALWLHGQSQPDECDPLFAKWKKAGMMTPEMVIKRIEIAAKEDNRSIISYLKRQLPGDKQYLADAWLSVTRDTSRVNRTALFPLKNASHEAEVIVWAVEKLAWRNPDLAGTVFNRYNDKNVFSPAQQHVMRRAIALSYTLDRLPQAHHWLELADVQGASEDVKLWHISHLLRTKKWQEVVNVIDSAPASLQQEENYRYWKARALEALGQTMQATVLYKELSQERHYYGFMASAHIGEIPSLAHTPAPRDTAAIASVAKTPATMRSVEFFRLDRTTEARREWFYLLSHLPESKVTDAGILAYEWGLYDQAITSFARSGYWDDVERRFPLAFNDVFSEKSQAYSISKSLAMAIARRESSFRSDAISSVGAAGLMQLMPGTARYVAKEKVSRNTLFQVDDNVEYGVQYLRYLMDKLNNNPVLVSASYNAGWRKVLEWLPANEALPVDIWIENIPYKETRAYVKAVMAYQHIYDQQLGGNENIFPQLTRDMIPSADAVSTHPVTGTLQLAPR
- the pepQ gene encoding Xaa-Pro dipeptidase, whose translation is MSQHKATYQQHIEELQARTREALQREGLDGLVIHSGQGKRLFLDDNHYPFKVNPQFKAWVPVIDNPNCWLVVNGVDKPTLIFYRPEDFWHKVPPEPNDFWTDSFDIKLLQQADAVEKFLPYDKSRFAYVGEYIEVAKALGFDNVNPDRVLHYLHYQRAYKTDYELDCMREANKLAVAGHKAAEQAFREGKSEFDINLAYAAASRQGDNDVPYTSIVALNEHASILHYMQCDTVAPKESRSFLIDAGANYHGYAADITRTYAQEGVHNSAMFRDLIQAVDKVTLTLVDSLKPGVAYTDIHLLAHDGIAQILHDTGMVNLTPPEIVEMGITRTFFPHGIGHFLGLQVHDVGGLVNDDRGTPKPAPDDHPFLRCTRMVEARQVFTIEPGLYFIDSLLRDLKATPASKYINWDTIDAYKPFGGIRIEDNIIVHRDKNENMTRDLDLN